A window of Thermoanaerobaculia bacterium contains these coding sequences:
- a CDS encoding FAD-dependent oxidoreductase, with protein sequence MKLPEDRLERHLPDAKPLFSPSEAAVESARCLYCEDAPCIAACPTGIDVPTFIRKIGTGNVRGAARTILSANVLGYSCARVCPVEVLCAGACVYNAWDRDPPIAIGRLQRFATEALMRGGQAATLLSRAPANGRRAACVGAGPASLACASYLALEGFAVTIFERRRLAGGLNTSGVAPYKMPADDALVEVEFVRSLGVEIRTGVEVAPGPIAEELLRSYDAVFLGPGLGTDVKLGIPGESGPGVIGAVEWIERMKLGKDPSGAPGALVAGARRAVVIGGGNTAIDVARELAGLGVPSVSMLYRRTTLEMSGYAHELELARLAGVVLVERAVPARFVRGPEGQLAGVELESGELQRCDVAIVAIGQARLRELAECFSGLRIDDRGSLVADPRTGATGHPRVFSGGDAMRGGELVVTAVQDGKRAARGICAALDIEIRPDSPMRAGHE encoded by the coding sequence GTGAAGCTCCCCGAAGACCGCCTGGAGCGGCACCTGCCCGACGCCAAGCCGCTCTTCTCGCCGTCCGAGGCGGCGGTCGAGTCCGCCCGCTGCCTGTACTGCGAGGATGCTCCGTGCATCGCGGCCTGCCCCACCGGCATCGACGTTCCCACGTTCATCCGCAAGATCGGCACTGGAAACGTCCGCGGCGCGGCCCGGACGATCCTGTCCGCCAACGTGCTCGGCTACTCGTGCGCACGCGTCTGCCCGGTCGAGGTCCTGTGCGCCGGGGCTTGCGTCTACAACGCCTGGGACCGCGATCCGCCGATCGCCATCGGCCGTCTGCAGCGCTTCGCCACCGAGGCCCTGATGCGCGGCGGCCAGGCGGCGACGCTCCTTTCGCGGGCGCCAGCCAACGGCCGCCGGGCGGCGTGCGTGGGCGCCGGGCCGGCGTCGCTCGCCTGTGCTTCGTATCTCGCGCTGGAGGGTTTCGCCGTCACGATCTTCGAGCGCCGCCGGCTCGCAGGCGGGCTCAACACCTCGGGTGTCGCTCCCTACAAGATGCCGGCCGACGACGCGCTCGTCGAAGTGGAGTTCGTCCGCTCGCTCGGCGTCGAGATCCGCACCGGCGTCGAGGTCGCGCCGGGTCCGATCGCCGAGGAGCTGCTGCGCAGCTACGACGCCGTCTTCCTGGGACCCGGCCTCGGCACCGACGTGAAGCTCGGCATCCCGGGCGAGAGTGGCCCGGGCGTCATCGGAGCGGTCGAGTGGATCGAACGGATGAAGCTCGGCAAGGATCCGAGCGGGGCGCCGGGCGCGCTCGTCGCCGGCGCGCGCCGGGCGGTCGTGATCGGCGGCGGCAATACCGCGATCGACGTCGCCCGCGAGCTGGCTGGCCTCGGCGTGCCGTCGGTGAGCATGCTCTACCGCAGAACGACGTTGGAAATGAGCGGCTACGCGCACGAACTCGAGCTTGCCCGGCTCGCGGGAGTCGTTCTGGTCGAGCGCGCGGTCCCGGCGCGATTCGTGCGCGGGCCGGAAGGTCAGTTGGCCGGGGTCGAGCTCGAGTCGGGCGAGCTCCAGCGCTGCGACGTCGCCATCGTGGCGATCGGACAGGCGCGCCTGCGGGAGCTTGCCGAGTGCTTCTCGGGCCTGAGAATCGACGATCGCGGCTCGCTGGTGGCCGATCCGCGAACCGGGGCGACCGGCCACCCGAGGGTCTTCTCGGGCGGCGACGCCATGCGCGGCGGCGAGCTCGTCGTGACCGCCGTTCAGGACGGCAAACGGGCCGCTCGCGGCATCTGCGCAGCGCTCGATATCGAGATCCGCCCCGACTCGCCGATGCGGGCCGGACACGAGTAG